gctccTGAGAATCcctttgttgttgctgtaATAATGGCTCAGGATAGTAATTTGGTCTTTGACCACCAGATTGTAGTTGTGATTGTTGGTGCTGCGGTTGTGGCTGTGGCTGTGAACTTTGAACTTGTTGCTGCGGTTGTTGTTGTCTTAAATTTTCCATACCTTTATCTAGTGCATTCAATAGCTCTTCCGGTAAAGAAGAGGCTGCGTTATTATTCAAGATGGTTTGTTGTTTAATCTCTTCCGGTGACGGATTGTGTTtgtcttcatttttgtaGTAGTGGAAATGAGTAGGGAACTTCTTCATCGCTAAAAGCTTAATCTTGTTGAAGGTCTCGGACTTATTGTCTGCGTTACTGCTTGAAGTTGCAGCATTGTTACTAGCGTTTGAATCACCTTTTTCGATGAGAAGGTCTCTTTGCTTTTCCACCATTGCTTTTGTATAACGCAGCATCGTCCAATCAAACAAGTGATCATTATGATACTCTAGCTTGATACTCAAATCTTTGAACAGCCTTgccaaaaataaataatctGGTTTCtcatcaaatttcaaattcttgcaGTAGGACATGTATTCTTGAAATTCTAGAGGTAAACCTGAGCATAAAGTTTCCACGCTGacattcaattttttttccatgatACGGTCGTACTTTTGCTTCTTAGTAGTTGCTTTCAACCCCTGCCATGGCAAAGAACCTTTACAGAAATAGATCAAGACATAACCTAGTGATTCTAAATCATCTCTTCTACTTTGCTCTATTCCAAGATGTGTGTTGACACTTGCATAACGAGCTGTACCAGTTAAGGACTTGTTTTCTCTGTAAGGAATATGACGATGTGTGTTGAAATCTCGGTATTTCTTCGAAAGACCGAAATCAATAACATGAACGGTGCTGCCACGGCGTCCTACTCCCATTAGAAAATTGTCCGGCTTGATGTCTCTGTGAATGAACGACCTCCCATGTATATACTGGATACGGCAAAACATTTGTAAAGCGAGCATAATAACCGTCTTGAAGGAAAACCTTCTGTGACAGTAGTTAAACAAATCCTCTAAAGATGGGCCTAGGAGATCAATGACCATCGCGTTATACTCACCCTCTCTGCCAAACCACCTGATGAAGGGAATCCCTACGCCACCACTCAAGTATCTGTAGACACGGGATTCATAGTCCAATTGAGGGTGTCTGGATCTGATCGATTCCAGCTTGATCGCTACTTCTTCACCACTAATTAAGTTAGTTCCGTGGTAAATATCCCCAAAAGAACCACTCCCAATCTTCCTGCCAATGCGAAATTTTCTTCCGACTCTCAAATCCATGTTCTTTTAATGTATCCTTTCTATAaatatatcttttcttttttgatgattttttttgtcgaGTATATTCTAGGTTTTTGacttttcttatctttcaaatcaaaagatGATTTTTAAAGTACCTAACAGAAGTTTGAAGATACTATTTAGATCTCTTTTCACCACCAAATGCTTTCCTCGAGTGTCGAACTTTTTACTCTCTTTGTAATCCAACCACGTTCCATATATGTGGTCGtgtttcaactttttttcttcgtctCCTTTCCCTCGTAGCACCAAAAATTCtccagaaaaaaaagaaattcaaacgTGGGCTAACTGGCAATAGTAAAAACACAGGCTGGACGAAGCATTGGGACAGGAGAATCGTGGCAATAGGTCCTGATTCACCCTGAGATTATCACGAAGTACTAGTTAGGCTGGTTGTAGCTGTACAATAACATGGTCCTCTCTTTTGTGGTGTTATGGCGGGTAACAGTTAGCACGTGACATAGAACGTTCATGTATATCACTTAATACGTAAGCAATATCGAGGACAATAGCGAATTAGAATAAGATCATTTAGCTTACAATTAAGGGTGAAATAAAAGTGGTGTATGTA
The DNA window shown above is from Saccharomyces mikatae IFO 1815 strain IFO1815 genome assembly, chromosome: 6 and carries:
- the HRR25 gene encoding serine/threonine protein kinase HRR25 (similar to Saccharomyces cerevisiae HRR25 (YPL204W); ancestral locus Anc_6.215), which gives rise to MDLRVGRKFRIGRKIGSGSFGDIYHGTNLISGEEVAIKLESIRSRHPQLDYESRVYRYLSGGVGIPFIRWFGREGEYNAMVIDLLGPSLEDLFNYCHRRFSFKTVIMLALQMFCRIQYIHGRSFIHRDIKPDNFLMGVGRRGSTVHVIDFGLSKKYRDFNTHRHIPYRENKSLTGTARYASVNTHLGIEQSRRDDLESLGYVLIYFCKGSLPWQGLKATTKKQKYDRIMEKKLNVSVETLCSGLPLEFQEYMSYCKNLKFDEKPDYLFLARLFKDLSIKLEYHNDHLFDWTMLRYTKAMVEKQRDLLIEKGDSNASNNAATSSSNADNKSETFNKIKLLAMKKFPTHFHYYKNEDKHNPSPEEIKQQTILNNNAASSLPEELLNALDKGMENLRQQQPQQQVQSSQPQPQPQHQQSQLQSGGQRPNYYPEPLLQQQQRDSQEQQQQVPMVTTRATQYPPQISANNFNTNQASVPPQMRSNSQQPPQDKPTGQSIWL